GCCGAGGCCCTGGCGCAACGCCGGGCCCTCGTCGAGCGCGACCCCAGGGACGACAACGGCGACGACGATGACGCCGGTCTCTACGCGATCGACGCCTGGCTCGACCCGTTCCTGGACCGCCTCGGGCACCTCAGCGCCGAGTTGTCCGGGCAGGAGTTGACCGACCTCGACCGGGTGGTGGAGCGCAAGCTGCACGACATCGATCGGGAGGACATCCACGAGGTGACCGACGGTTCGGACGACGGTTTCCTCTACTGCCGGGGCTTTATCGTCGCCCTCGGCCGGGCGTACTACGAGGCGGTCCGCGCCGACCCCGCAATGGCCCTGCTCGACGCCGACTGCGAGGGCCTGTGCTACTTCTTCGCCCACCTGCACAACGACCGGTTCGGCTCCTGGCCGGAGACGGGCTCCGGCATCTCCCGGGAGTCGTTCGGCAATCCCGCCGGCTGGTCGAGTTGACCGACAACGGCAGGCGGGGTCAGACGTAGATCTTCTTGGCGTACTCCGGGCCGTAGTGCCGTTCCAGGTCTTCCAGGCTCTCCGTCGGCGCCTCGACCTCCTTGATCAGGCGGGCTCGGGTCGGCAACAGGTCTGGCTGCCAGGTCTCCGGCTGCCACAGCGCGGACCGCAGGAACGCCTTGGCGCAGTGGTAGAAGATCTGCTCGATCTCCACCACCACCGCGAGCACCGGCCGGTGTCCCTTGACCACCATGTCGTCGAACCACGGCGCGTCCCGTACCAGCCGGGCCCGCCCGTTGATCCGCAGCGTGTCGGTCCGCCCCGGGATCATGAAGAGCAACCCGACGTGCGGGTTGTCCAGGATGTTGCGGTAGCCGTCGGCCCGCTTGTTGCCCGGCCGCTCCGGCAGCGCGATGGTCGTGTCGTCCAGCACCAGGGCGAACCCGGCCGGGTCGCCCTTGGGCGAGACGTCGCAGCTGCCGTCCGCGCCGGCCGTCGCCACCAGGCAGAACGGCGCGGCGGCGAGCCAGTCGCGGTCCCGCTCGTGCAGGCGGGTGCGCTCCTTGTTCACGGCCCGCGCGTTCGGCACGCCGAGCAGATCGCGCAGCTCCTCGTGCGAGGTGATCTCCACCGTCACGTGATCCTCCCCCAGCCGTTGACCCGGGTGGCGGGTGCCACCGTCCCAACGGCGTCAGTCACCAGCCTAGGCCCGCGCGGCCAGCGGGAGGTTTGCGCCCGGTTGTCGGGGGTACGGCCTCACGCGGACGCTCCGCCGCACGAACCGTCACGCCAGGCAAAGCCGACCAGTGGAGGCCGGGAGATGGAGAGCCGACTCAAGGTGCTGGGCCACCCGGTCCATCCGATGCTGGTCATGTTCCCGGTCGCGCTGCTGGTCACCGCGGTGCTGTTCGACCTGGTGGACACCCTCGGCGGGCCCGACCTCCTCGGCGAGGTCGCGTACTGGAACATCACCGTCGGCCTGATCGGCGGCCTGCTGGCCGCGGCGGCCGGCACGTTCGACCTGCTGGCCATCCCGACCGGCACCCGCGCCAAGCGGGTGGCGTTGCTGCACGCCGGGGCCAACCTCGCGGTGATCCTGCTCTTCGCCGCGATCTGGGTGGTCCGGCTCAACGCCGACTCCCGCGCCGCCGGCGGAGCGTTGCTCGTCGTCGAGGTGGT
The nucleotide sequence above comes from Micromonospora sp. NBC_00389. Encoded proteins:
- a CDS encoding DUF4240 domain-containing protein, which codes for MTVTTDATGTLPTPADEARLWALIESAWAELGAEALAQRRALVERDPRDDNGDDDDAGLYAIDAWLDPFLDRLGHLSAELSGQELTDLDRVVERKLHDIDREDIHEVTDGSDDGFLYCRGFIVALGRAYYEAVRADPAMALLDADCEGLCYFFAHLHNDRFGSWPETGSGISRESFGNPAGWSS
- a CDS encoding pyridoxamine 5'-phosphate oxidase family protein; its protein translation is MTVEITSHEELRDLLGVPNARAVNKERTRLHERDRDWLAAAPFCLVATAGADGSCDVSPKGDPAGFALVLDDTTIALPERPGNKRADGYRNILDNPHVGLLFMIPGRTDTLRINGRARLVRDAPWFDDMVVKGHRPVLAVVVEIEQIFYHCAKAFLRSALWQPETWQPDLLPTRARLIKEVEAPTESLEDLERHYGPEYAKKIYV
- a CDS encoding DUF2231 domain-containing protein, with product MESRLKVLGHPVHPMLVMFPVALLVTAVLFDLVDTLGGPDLLGEVAYWNITVGLIGGLLAAAAGTFDLLAIPTGTRAKRVALLHAGANLAVILLFAAIWVVRLNADSRAAGGALLVVEVVAVAILGISAWLGGELVDRLGVGVDRDAGLDAPSSLRPTAAPHRIGEV